The nucleotide sequence TCTCCTAGGTAATGATTTAAATCATCATAAAGCTCAACTTCTTTTTTTAGATCTTTGTTTTCTAGTATACGTTTCTCGAAACGTAACATCACTTCAGAAGACATATCTCCACCTAAATAAGCTTCTATTTCTTTATAAAACTCGTCTTCCATTATGACACCAAATTTCGATATTTAGAATCTGCTTTTATTAAATCTGCTAATTTCTTTTTACATTTAAATACTCGTTGAAACGCCACATTTTCACACGAATACTTAAACTTTGCAACTATTGTTTTATAGGATACTTTATTAAAGAAATCTTTTAATAAAGCTCTACAATTATCAGTAAGTAATTTCAATTTTTCTTCAAATAAATCCCATTTCTCCTGTTCTAAGATAGAAGTTATTGTATCATTTTCATTCGCTTTTAGTTCAAAAACACCTTCATTTCTTACCTCTTTTTTTCTATTATTTAATTCTTTAAGCCATAAATTTTTACAGATTGTAAATATATACCCTTCAAAAGATGATTTGATTTGAACACTGTTAACTTTAGCTCGAGTGATTAATTGAAATAATGCATTCTGGAATATTTCTTCTGCATCTTGAGCTGTTCCATTATTACGCTTTATATAAACAATTACTCTAGGTAGTAATTTAGTATATAACAATTTTAAAATTAACGGATCACCATTAACAAGCAGTTCTATTTGCGCATCATTAGAAACTAACTGCATACAATATCTTAATTATGGGTAAGATTTTCAATTTATATTAACAAGTAAGCAAAATACAGTATAATTTATTAATTTTAAAACTTATATTTATGAAGAACAAATTTATTTTAACACTAATAATGGTGTTTTTAGCATATGCTTGTAGTACAGACGATGAAACATTCGATAATCAAACCATTAACGAAATTGAAAATTTAAATCAAGAATTTCCAAACGAAGATAATTTAATAATCATAAATGCTTCTGATACAATATCTTCAAGCAATCCATTAAACTTAAACATTACAAATAATTCTATTCCTGAACACGAAAATTCTTTTCCAGGCGGTGAAGATATTGGAGATGTTCCAGACAACGGAGGTAATGAAAGTGATAGCGATAATGGTGGTGATTCTAGTAATACAATTTGTTCTAGTGCTGGAATTCCAACTGCCACAGTTGAAGATTTAGAGCTCGGTATAGTTTTAGCAATAACTTATAGTTCTTCATTATCAATAGGTGAAATAAATTGTGTACGACAAGAATACTTTCAAGATCCGGAACTACTTTGTTTAAGTTTAAAAAGACCCCCTTTTCCAGCTAATGATCCTTATCACGATACATGGGTTATCACAGGCGAAGGTTGTGATTCAGGTCCAGGCGGAGGATCAGCAGGTGGAGGGTCAACAGGTGGAGTATCATCAAGCACTCCTGTTACTAATAAAACACAGAATGATCCTAGAGTTAGCATATCTGTGAATTAATTTATTATATGATTAAAAAAAAACAAAATCAGTATTTTAATTATCTATTAATAAAGTGTTTTTTGTTGATTTTGTTTTTTTTTATATCCAAAAGTTTTTCACAAAATCGGGTTCAATTCAAAAAACTGATTAATTCTCCTATTTCTAAAAGTAAAAAAATACAAAAAGCAGATTCTTTAATTACTATTTTTGAAAGTAATGATATTGATTCTTTGCCCTACATATATAATGATTACGCATATTGGTTATTTGATAACAATGAGATAAAAAAAACTATTCTGCATGAAGAGAAAGCTTTAGTCCTCTCCAAAAAAAAAGTTTTTATAGATACTGCTTTTGTGCAAAGAAGCGCTTCATCTTTAGGGTTTTATTATTCACATAATAATCAATTACAAAAAAGTATTGATGCATACCTTGAAGTCATTCGAATAAATAATAAAACTCGCAGAGCTTCAATAACCTACCTTACATTGGCTGATGTTTATGATGCTTTACAAGATTATCATAAAGCTTATAAATATTATGAATTGGCTATTTCCTTATTAATTAATAGCCAACAAGACAAACATTTTTTAAGAAATGCATATCAAAACTTAACATTTACTTGCTATTCAATAAAAACAAAAGAAAGCCTTAAAAATGGACGAAAATTTGGAAGAGCAGCTGATTCGCTAGCAGCTATTATTGAAACTCCTACAAGCGAATTATTTAAAATTAAATTAAATTTAGCATTAATGTACAACGAGGAGAAAGCCCTAAATTTTAATAGTGCATTACACTATTATAATGAAGCACTCCAAATTGCAAAAAAAGCTAAAGATAGCATCAAAACACGTAGAGTTTATCAAGGATTAGGTGATTTATACAATATTTTTGATCACAATAAATCTATAGAGTTTTACAATAAATCTATAGAGTTTGCTAATAAAAAAGATACTCTTTTTTTAAGTGATGTACATTATGGTCTAGGGCATACCTATAGTTTTAAAAAAGATTATGATATTAGTTTAAATTATCGGCATAAAGCTCTGGACATTTTAACAAGAAATAATTTTCTTAATCCCAAAGAAATAGATTCCACTTTTCTTATCAACTTCCAATATAAGAGGCAACTTTTAATTAATTTACAAGAACTTGCTCAAACCTATTTAAATTATCATGAGGATAAAAAAGATGTAGATGTTCTCGAAAAAGTAGTTGCCTATTTTAAAATGTGTGATACTCTTATAGATGCTTTAAAAGCAGATAGTAGTGATTTTAAATCACGTTTATATTGGCGAGAATTAAGTACGGATATTTATGGAAAAGCTATTAGAGCATGTTACTTAAATAATAATATTGAGGATGCTTTTTATTTTATGGAAAAAAATAAAGCTTTATTGTTATTAGAAGACATCTCTAACAAAAAATTTAAACGTGCTTTACGATTACCTCCTAATCTTTTAGAAAAAAGCAGCATACTAAAGAAAAAAATCACTCTAATAAATAATCGTTTATATAATGAAAATATTCTAACTAAAAAGGAAATTGATTCTTTAAAAAAACAACGTATAGACCTGGGGATCGAACTTTCTTTTCTTGAAAAAGATATTAAGGTTGAAACACTAAATATCGAGACTTCCATATTATCACTTCAAGATGTACAGTATAATTTAAGTAACAATGAGGTGATTATAGAGTATCACATCTCTATCGATGATGGTTATGGTATTTTAACTAATAAAGACAATGGGTATGTTCTATTTATTACTAAAGATGATACTCATTTTTTTGAGATCGATCAGCTTGGAGAACTAAAAAAAGAAATTATAACTCTAATTAATTCTTTTAAAACTCCTTTTAAAACAAATCAAGATATTAAAACATTTAGTGCACTTTCTAATACTGTTTTTAATAAACTATTCCCATCTAAGCAAGTACAGCAATTAATTAAGGGTAAAACAGTTACTATTGTTCCTGATAATTATTTATCGCTACTCCCTTTCGAAACCTTATCAACCAGTTCGGATAATACGTCTTATTTAATTTATAATACAGAAATACACTACCTCTATTCTAATTCTTTTTTAGAAAACACAAAAAAAGAAGGATTTTCTAACAACAAAAGTTTAGCAATAGCTCCTATCAATTTTAAAGATAAAGGCCTATTAACATTAAATCATAGTGAGCAAGAAATAAATAGTATTCAAAATTATTATCCTGGTACAATTTTATCAAATACTAATGCTACAAAAACTAATTTTCTTAATGCACTACCTTCTAGTGGAATTATACATATTGCATCACACGCAAATGCACAAGATAAAAGATCTCCTTGGATCGCTTTTAATGATGAAAACATCACTTTAGAAGAACTGTATTTAACTCAAAATAATGCTTCTTTGGTAATGCTTAGTGGTTGTAACACCTCAATAGGCGAGCAAGAAATTGGTGAAGGGGTGATGAGTCTGGCTAGAGGTTTCTTTTACTCCGGTTCACAAAGTGTCATTTCATCACTTTGGAGTATTGATGATCGCATAACTTCTGAAATCACAAACAGTTTTTATAAAAATTTAAGTGATGGGCAAACAAAATCTAAAGCACTACACAATGCTAAATTAACTTATTTAAACAATCATAATTTATCTGAAGCATCTCCTTATTACTGGGCTTCTTTTATTTTATTAGGAGAAAATAATACACTTAAACCACCCTCTTCTAAATGGTTTTTCTACTTATTTTTTTTCATATTAGCCTGTATAATTCTTTATTTTATTAAAAAAAACAAGCCATAACATTCTAACATTCAGTTAGTTTTTAAATTTATTTGTTTTTTTAACAAAAATCTGAGGTAAGAATTATTTTTTTGATGAACACTTTATTGAAAAGCAATTTTTAATACTGTGAACAATTCCTTAGCAACTCAGGTAGAACTATTATTATTTAACAATGCCATCTCTTGTGATAAAGAAGAGTTATCCTTTCAAATAGAAAGCCATCCTTCCTATCCAAGTCTACATTCCATAACAGGAGTCCTAGATCATTTTAATATCGATAACATCGCTCTGGATGTCCCCATCAATCAAGAAACACTATCGCAACTCCCTAATTGTTTCTTAGCTCAGATCAAAGATGAAAGCGGAATGAGTTTTGTTATTGTGAACAACAATAATGAAGTTTATAATCTCATCTCTGGTGATAAGAAAAAACAAAATGTGTCCTCTAGTGAGTTTCTAGAGAAATTTACCGGCATCATCGTCGCTGTCGAAAAAACAGAAGGTATTGAACTTAAAAAAAATAACACCTCTAAAGTAAATACTATTCTTATCTCTTTATCTCTAATGCTCTTAGCTGGTCTTTTTATTAAAGTGAGCTCCAGCTTAAGTACTGCTGTCTACTTTTTATTATCTGCCATAGGTGTCTATATAAGTAGAGCTATTATAAAACAAGAACTGGGTGAACAATCTCTCTTAGGGGATGCCTTCTGTTCTCAATCTACCAATACAGGCAATAGTTGTAACTCTGTATTATCTTCTAAAGGGGCTCAATTTGGAAGGTATAAGTTAAGTGATTTTAGCATGGTTTACTTTATTGGCCTTGTGTTATCTACATTACTATTAACACTTATTGAAAGTAGTTTAACTATCGTATTTGTTTTTAGCTTAATTGCCATCCCTATCACAGTGTATTCTATTTACTACCAATATGCAGTTGTAAAACAGTGGTGTTTCTTATGTTTAAGTGTTACTGCTGTACTTTGGATTCAGGCTGCTCTTATTCTTTCTCTTAATTATAATTCTATTGTACTTTCTAATATTACTCTAAATGCTCTACTGGTGAGCTCCTTTAGTTTCTTATCTGTGTTTACCATCTGGAATATACTCTCTCCTAATATTAAACTCATCAAAGAACTTAAAGAGTCTAAGATCAAGTATTTTAAGTTTAAAAGAGATTACAGCTTGTTTGAGGCTTTATTAAATAAATCTACAGTTGTAGATACTACTATTACAGGTGCGTCTGAAGTTGTTTTCGGAAATCCTGAGGCACCTTTAAACATTACACTTATCACAAGTCCGTTTTGTGGGCATTGTAAACCTGTACATACCTTAATAGAACAGGTACTAAAAAAACATTCTGAAAAGGTTCAGATACATATTCGTTTTAGTGCTCACCAGGCTAATACGCCTTTAATTAATATTACCAGTAGGTTGTTAGAGTTGTATCATACTGAAAGCAAAGCAAAATGTTTAGAGGCCATGCATGATATTTATGGAGGCTTAACGTCTGAACAGTGGTTTAATAAGTGGGGAGAAACCAATAACAAAGCGCCTTATTTAAATACGCTTAAACTAGCTAGTGAATGGTGTAAGGACAAAAACATCAACTTCACTCCTGAGATCTTAATAAACGGACGTTCTTTCCCTAAAGAATACGAACGTTCTGAACTGATCTATTTTATTGAAGATCTCTATGAAAATGCTAACCTGAAACAAACTAACACTTTACATAAAACTGTATAAGGTATTGAAATTAAAATTTCCATTTTACAAACAAGCCGAGGCTAAAGACTGTGGTCCTACCTGTATCAAGATCATTGCTAAACATTATGGTAAGACCATTAGTGCCCAACAATTACGTGAACTCTCTGAAACCACTCGTGAAGGTTCTAGCTTATTAGGCCTTAGTGATGCAGTGGAATCTCTTGGCTTTCGCTCTCTTGGAGTGAAACTCTCTTTTGAGAAGTTAAAACAAGCCTCCTTTCCCTGTATTGTACATTGGAACAAGAACCACTATATCGTGGTCTATAAAATAAAAAAAGATACTGTGTATGTCTCTGATCCTGCTCATGGGCTATTAACATACTCCAAAACTGAGTTTATCAAGTTCTGGATCGGTAACAATGCCAATGACGCTACTGAAGAAGGCATTGCCTTACTCTTAGAACCCACACCCTTGTTCTACAACGAAGAGTTTGATGAGGATAAACAATCCTTTGGCTTTGGGTTTATCTTAAAGTATGTCTATAAATACAAACGGTTTGTCGTACAACTAGCCATTGGTCTGCTTGCTGGGAGTCTATTACAACTCATCTTCCCATTCTTAACTCAAAGTGTGGTCGATGTCGGTATTAAAAATCAAGATCTCAACTTTATCTATCTCGTACTTGCAGCTCAACTCTTCCTATTTGTTGGTAGAGCTTCCCTGGAAATTATTCGGTCTTGGATTCTTTTGCATCTCAGTACACGTATTAATATCTCTCTGATCTCTGATTTCTTTATAAAGCTCATGAAACTCCCCATCTCTTTCTTTGATGTACGAATGACAGGGGATCTATTACAACGTATTAACGATCATAAGCGTATTGAAAGGATTCTAACCACCTCCTCACTTACCATGTTGTTCTCTTTCTTTAATCTGATCGTCTTTAGTTTTGTGCTGGGCTATTACAGCTTACAGATCTTTAGTGTCTTCTTTTTTGGAAGTTTACTATATGTTGGATGGGTACTCTTCTTCTTTAAACGCAGAAAAGAACTCGATTATAAACGGTTTCATGAAGTCAGTAACGAGCAGAGTAAGGTCATTGAGCTTATTAATGGTATGCAGGAGATTAAACTCCACAATGCTGAAAAACGCATGCGATGGAACTGGGAGTTTGTACAGGCACGCCTCTTTAAGATCTCTACCAAGAATCTTGTCTTAGAACAAACACAATCCGTGGGATCTAATTTTATTAATGAACTCAAGAATATGTTCATTACCATTCTCTCTGCTAAGTTAGTGGTTGATGGAGATATTACGCTGGGGGCCATGCTGGCCATTACCTCTATCGTAGGGCAGCTCAATGCGCCCATCAGTCAGCTTATTAGTTTTATGAGAGATGTCCAAGATGCTAAGATCTCTTTAGATCGTTTAGGAGAAATTCACAATAAAGAGGATGAGGAATTAGCTACTGACGAAAAAGTGAAAACACTCCCTAAACATTCAGACATTCAACTCAATAATATCTCTTTTAGATACATCGGAAGCTTAGAGCCTGTGATTAAAGGGTTATCCTTAACCATTCCTGCTAATAAAACTACTGCTATTGTAGGAGTGAGTGGTAGTGGGAAAACCACGCTGATGAAACTCTTACTCAGATTCTATGAGGTAGAACATGGTGATATATCGATCAATAGTTTTAATCTTAATAATATCTCTCAAAAGGTATGGCGTGAGCACTGTGGGGTGGTCATGCAAGAGGGGTATATCTTTAATAATACTATTGCTCATAATATTGCAGTGGGACAGGATTATGTGGACAAGGATAAATTAGCTCATGCTATTGATGTGGCCAACATCTCTGATTATATTGATAATCTCCCTCTGGGGGTGAATACTAAAATAGGAACTGAAGGAACAGGTCTTAGTACTGGACAAAAACAGCGTTTGCTTATTGCTAGAGCTGTCTATAAAAATCCGAGATTTCTATTCTTTGATGAAGCCACCTCGGCATTGGATGCGAATAATGAAACGGTGATCATGAAAAAACTAAATACTTTTTTTAAAGATAAAACGGCTGTAGTGATTGCACACCGATTAAGTACTGTAAAAAACGCACATCAGATCGTAGTGCTCGATGGAGGAAAGATCGTGGAAATTGGAAATCATCAACAGCTCATCAAACTAAAAGGAAACTATTACAACCTGGTCAAAAATCAACTTGAACTGGGTGATTAAAATATTCTCTTGCAAGGAGTAGACACAAACTGTGAGTGTCTTTAAATGTTCACAGTTTTTTAAACAATTATTAAAATTTTAAATCATGAAAAATTTAAAAAACTTAGGGAAAACCCTAAACAAAAATCAACAAAAGCTAATTAATGGGGGAAATCTTCCTGGTCCTGTTGGAGAAAATGAAGATTGTATTATCCCATCTGGAATAGCTTGTAATCCTCATCCTGGGGCAATGAATGTATGTCGTCACAATGAAGTTTGTGTTCCATATGATGAAGGGTTGGGCCCATGGATCAATATTAATGAATCTTTAGGAACATGCCTATGTGGATTCCCTATTTAATTCATTCTTTATAGATAATTCTTTTATTATTTTAAAGCTATCTTTTGAGAGAGTAAGCTTAAGTTTACTCTCTCTATATTATACTTTAATCATTGTTAATCACTTATTATTCTATAATGAAATTTTATATAAGCGAAAAATGAATATAACCCCTAAAATTATCACATAAAAACCAAAATTCATTTTTAAATTTATCCATCGGTTTATTAATAAATTAAACTTAATAGGAATGGATTCAAGTCATAAGAATTATTAAATGGTTAATAATCTAAATTTAATTTTATAATTATGCCAGAAAACAGTCAACACATAGAACTCCGCAGTGAAGAAGTCCAAGAGATTCTTGAAGCCACTCCCTCTTGGATGATTCGTTGGGGGAACATCTTAGTACTCTCTCTAATTGTAATGCTCCTCTTTATCTCCTGGTTTGTAAAGTATCCAGATATCATTGCTTCTCAAGCACTAATCACAACTATAATCCCTCCTCAAAAAGAATATGCCACAATAAACGGTAAAATAGCATCTGTTCTAGTCTCGGATAATGATACTTTAAGCTCCGATACTCCTCTTGCCATTCTAGAGAACACAGCTAACTATAATGATGTCTTTCTTCTCAAGTCTATTATAGATACTATTGCAGTTAATAATAAATCCTTTGAGTTTCCCATTGCTTCCATTCCTGTTTTAAACCTAGGAGATATTCAACAAAACTACGCTGCCTTTGAACTTGATTTCTTAAGATATATCAATAATAAAAAATATCGACCTTTCTCTAACGAAGAAAATGCAAATCTCATCTCTAAAAAAGAACTCATCTTTAGGCTACAAGTACAAAAAGCACAATACGAATCTGGTAAAGCTGAACTAGCACTTCAAAAAAAAGATCTTGATCGTAATAAGGATATGTTTAGTAAAGGTCTTATCGCTGCTCAAGCTTATGAGAGAGAAGAGGCTAATTATATTCGAGCTGAAAGTAATTTAACAAGTATTAGCAATTCTATCTCTCAAACCAGAGAGGCCATTAGTAATGCTAATAAAGCATCTAAAACCACTACAATTAATAAATCTACAGAAGAGGTGTTGCTATTTAAAACGGCAGTTCAATCTTTTAATCAATTAAAACGTGCTATTAAAGATTGGGAGCTGCGTTATGTCTTACAGTCTAATATTGATGGAAAGGTTTCTTTTTTAAATACTTGGACGGTAAATCAAACTGTTAATCAGGGAGATCTGCTTTTTACTATTATCCCTGAAGAGAATTCTGCCTATATCGCTAAATTAAAAACACCTGCTCAAAACTCTGGAAAATTAAAGGTTGGACAAAGGGTAAATATTAAATTACAGAATTATCCTGATACTGAGTTTGGAACGCTACAAGGGCATATTGAAAGTATTGCCTTATTTCCTGATGAAGAAGGGTTGTATCTGGTAAATACTTCGTTACCTAAAACACTGATCACTTCTTATAAAAAAGAAATCCCTTTTAAACATGAAATGAATGGGAGTGCCGAAATTATTACTGAAGACTTGCGCCTTATTCAGCGTTTCTTCTCCCAACTTAAAAATGTGTTTAACAACTAAAAATATTACTTATGTAATTTTAATTGAATTCGTTTTCGAGGAATATCAACTTCTAAAACTTTTACAATAATTTGTTGATGTAAACTTACATGTTCATTTACATCTTTTACAAAAGAATCAGATAGATTAGATACATGAATTAATCCACTTTCTTTAATACCGACATTTACAAAACACCCAAAAGCGGTTATGTTATTCACAATCCCTGGGAGTAATTGTCCTTCTTTTAAATCCTTAATAGTTTTTATATTTTGATTAAATGTAAATACTTTGGCTTGTGCTCTAATATCTAACCCAGGTTTTTCAAGTTCATTAATAATATCTTTAAGTGTTGGTAAACCAATAGTTTCTGTACAATAGTTATTTAAATTGATATTCTGTAAAACAGATATGTTTCCTATTAATTCTTGTATATTTTTAGAAACATCTTTAGCCATTTGTTGTACAATAGGATAACTTTCTGGATGTACTGCAGAATTGTCTAAAGGGTTTTTAGCATCTTTAATCCTTAAAAAAGCAGCACCTTGCTCAAACGCTTTGCTTCCTAAACGAGGTACTTTTTTAATATCATTTCTAGATAAAAACATACCATTTTCACTCCTGTAGCTTACAATATTTTCTGCAAGCTTTGGTCCAATTCCAGAGACATAACTCAATAACGATTTACTGGCTGTATTTATATTGACACCTACTGAATTGACACAACTTTCTACAACCGTATCTAAAGATTCTTTTAACTTATTTTGATCGACATCATGTTGATATTGCCCTACACCAATAGATTTTGCATCTATCTTAACTAATTCTGCTAACGGGTCTGATAAGCGCCTCCCTATAGATACCGCTCCTCTAACCGTAACATCATAGTTAGGGAATTCTTCTCGTGCTATTTTAGATGCTGAATAAATACTCGCTCCTGCTTCGCTTACCACAAACACTTGAACGTCATTCTTAAAATGTATACGACGGATCAATTGTTCAGTTTCTCGTGATGCAGTTCCATTTCCGATAGCTATGGCTTCAATTTTATAAGCATCTGCTAAAGAACTAATCTTTTTGATGGCTCCAGATGCATCGTTTTTTGGTGGATGCGGATAAATAGTTTCATTATATTTTAAATCGCCTTTTGCATCTAAACATACTACTTTACAACCTGTTCTAAACCCTGGATCAATTGCCAAAATTCGTTTTTCCCCTAGTGGTGATCCTAACAATAATTGCTTTAAATTTTTTGCAAACACATTAATAGCAGCATCGTCTGCTTTTTCTTTTGCCAATTGTAATGCTTCGTTAGATAATGAAGGCAATAACAAGCGCTTATAAGCATCATTTATTGCTAGCTCTATTTGTTGCGCACATTCATTATTTGATTTAATGATTCTATCTTCAATTTTAGATAATACCCTATCGTTATCTATTTCAATCTTAACACGAATAAAACCTTCGCTCTCAGCTCTTAATATTGCCAATAGTCGATGTGAAGGGCAACGCTGTAATGACTCGCTCCACTCAAAGTAATCTTTGAATTTCTGAGCTTTATCATCTTCAAGTTTTGCTTTTATCACTTTTGTAGAAATCATTGCATAACGTTCTAGCTGATAGCGAATATTATTTCTAATATCTGTACGTTCATTAATCCATTCTGCAATAATATGCCGTGCCCCTTCTAAAGCTTCTACTTCTGTAGCAATAGCTGTATTTGTATATTTATATGCAATAGACACAACATCATTAGCATTTTGAGCCATAATGATTTTTGCCAAAGGCTCTAACCCATTTTTGCGAGCAGTTTCTGCTTTAGTTTTTCGCTTCTTTTTAAATGGTAGGTAAATATCTTCAAGTGTCGTAATATCTGAAGCCGAATTAATTTTCTGCTTTAATTCATCTGTTAAGACGTCATCTTCTTCTAACGTTTTTAAAATAGCTATTTTTCTTTTTTCTAAAGCTTCAAATAGAGTTTTATATTTTACTATGTCTCCAATTTGAACTTCATCTAAATTCCCTGTTCGTTCTTTACGATATCTTGAAATAAAGGGAATTGTGCAATCCTCGTTTAATAATGCAATTGTATTTTTAATTCCAGATTCTGGAAGTTGAGTTTTTGATATGATGAAATTTATCATAGTATTAAAATAAATAGACCTATTAGGTTTAAACTTAATAGGTCTATTTTATGTTATAAAATAAGGTTAATAATTTGTTGAGATAAATTTATTAAAAATTAAGCAACTTTTTTAATTAAATCAAAACATGGGCATTTTTTACAACGTTTGGCTTCAGATTTTTTATATTTTTTACAACATTTGCTTTTACACTTACCAATTACACAGCCGCCACAACTTTGTATCTCTATAATTCGTTGCTGTTTAAGTGCTTTATCTTTTTTCTTGCCCATTTTATATTTATAAAACAATGCAAAAATAGTTTATTTTTATTAAATCTAAATAAGTTTTGTTAAAAATTAACTGATAAATAATCCATTTTAGATAACACTAGTATCAATGAATTCAATAATACTAATTTCCTCTCTTTAGAAAGTTGTCTCTTTAATAGTGTAAATTTTATTATCCAGCTAAGAAAAATAATTTTTAAGCATAAACTCAGCTGAAGCATATTTGCCTCTAATATCTCTAATTTTATTTAAAGCATTATCAGCTTTTTGCCTTTCTCTATAAGAAGTTATTCCGCCAAAAAATATACTTAATACAATATTTAAAATTCCTAATTTCGTATCTTCTTGTTCTATATCGAGATTTGGAATTGCTCTTACATAATTTAATATAAACTCATCCTCTATATT is from Flavobacteriaceae bacterium and encodes:
- a CDS encoding RNA-binding transcriptional accessory protein; this encodes MINFIISKTQLPESGIKNTIALLNEDCTIPFISRYRKERTGNLDEVQIGDIVKYKTLFEALEKRKIAILKTLEEDDVLTDELKQKINSASDITTLEDIYLPFKKKRKTKAETARKNGLEPLAKIIMAQNANDVVSIAYKYTNTAIATEVEALEGARHIIAEWINERTDIRNNIRYQLERYAMISTKVIKAKLEDDKAQKFKDYFEWSESLQRCPSHRLLAILRAESEGFIRVKIEIDNDRVLSKIEDRIIKSNNECAQQIELAINDAYKRLLLPSLSNEALQLAKEKADDAAINVFAKNLKQLLLGSPLGEKRILAIDPGFRTGCKVVCLDAKGDLKYNETIYPHPPKNDASGAIKKISSLADAYKIEAIAIGNGTASRETEQLIRRIHFKNDVQVFVVSEAGASIYSASKIAREEFPNYDVTVRGAVSIGRRLSDPLAELVKIDAKSIGVGQYQHDVDQNKLKESLDTVVESCVNSVGVNINTASKSLLSYVSGIGPKLAENIVSYRSENGMFLSRNDIKKVPRLGSKAFEQGAAFLRIKDAKNPLDNSAVHPESYPIVQQMAKDVSKNIQELIGNISVLQNINLNNYCTETIGLPTLKDIINELEKPGLDIRAQAKVFTFNQNIKTIKDLKEGQLLPGIVNNITAFGCFVNVGIKESGLIHVSNLSDSFVKDVNEHVSLHQQIIVKVLEVDIPRKRIQLKLHK